The following coding sequences lie in one Arthrobacter sp. PGP41 genomic window:
- a CDS encoding PspC domain-containing protein, translating into MNSLTPNPHDGTPEDPPASPEKENPTEPLPRRGNPIQPLVLPPSASASPQDSASPGPAHEPVFETAQESAQDYPHGHRSQGPPQPETPGGGSYSYAGVPDQQTDFFGWVRSQGISRGQDRWVGGVSSGIAQRMGIDPLIVRGVFIILALFAGIGVLLYGLAWAFLPEPDGRIHVQEAGAGRWTTGMTGSLITVVAGFSGLGNGFWGWGNRGVGPFLWSLLWVGGAIYLVYYLVQRNKTAPGTPASAATAGAAAYPAGTSTPTTPPYSDVAGSGPFAGNPYGGTVGGTGAGAGSGSGSGGWGSGGYSGGRPSPVPPPAPRVRAAGPGTPAVAIAAGSALLVGAGLKALDLTNVIDLGNSANAVAWASAAAVLGICILILGLRGRTAGILSFFAVAALITGGIFNVVGNNGDRVRFQHVDWAPTSIEQASGGFDITAGSGTVDLTAMPLDTPLTSEVRVPLDITASNVTVIIPGEVPVDIKADMTLGNLNERGNQRGGITTRQGSYNTDKPGSHLVIQINGTVSNVTIQEGK; encoded by the coding sequence ATGAACTCGCTAACCCCAAACCCCCATGACGGCACGCCGGAAGATCCCCCAGCCAGCCCGGAAAAGGAGAATCCCACAGAGCCCCTCCCCAGGCGCGGGAACCCCATTCAGCCCCTGGTTCTGCCTCCTTCTGCCTCCGCATCGCCGCAGGATTCCGCAAGCCCGGGCCCAGCGCATGAACCAGTCTTCGAAACTGCGCAGGAGTCCGCCCAGGACTATCCGCATGGTCACCGGTCCCAGGGCCCTCCGCAGCCGGAAACTCCTGGCGGCGGCAGCTACTCCTATGCCGGAGTCCCGGACCAGCAGACCGACTTCTTCGGCTGGGTCCGCAGCCAGGGAATCAGCCGCGGCCAGGACCGCTGGGTGGGGGGCGTTTCCAGCGGCATCGCGCAGCGTATGGGAATCGACCCGTTGATTGTCCGCGGCGTCTTCATCATCCTTGCCCTCTTCGCCGGGATCGGCGTGCTTCTCTACGGACTTGCCTGGGCCTTCTTGCCTGAGCCCGACGGGCGCATCCACGTCCAGGAAGCCGGCGCGGGGCGCTGGACCACCGGGATGACGGGTTCACTGATCACGGTGGTGGCAGGATTCAGCGGGCTCGGCAACGGCTTCTGGGGCTGGGGCAACCGGGGTGTTGGCCCCTTCCTGTGGTCCCTGTTGTGGGTCGGCGGTGCCATCTACCTGGTGTACTACCTGGTGCAGCGCAACAAAACAGCCCCAGGCACGCCGGCCAGTGCAGCTACGGCCGGCGCGGCTGCCTACCCAGCGGGGACGTCCACTCCAACTACCCCGCCGTACTCAGACGTCGCAGGCAGCGGCCCGTTTGCCGGCAACCCCTACGGCGGGACTGTCGGTGGCACCGGAGCTGGTGCCGGGAGCGGTTCCGGCAGCGGTGGATGGGGCAGCGGTGGATACAGCGGCGGCCGGCCGTCGCCGGTTCCGCCCCCCGCTCCCAGGGTGCGCGCCGCAGGTCCCGGAACTCCCGCCGTCGCAATCGCTGCAGGCAGTGCGCTGCTGGTGGGCGCTGGCCTGAAAGCCCTGGACCTCACCAACGTCATCGACCTCGGCAACTCCGCCAACGCGGTTGCCTGGGCCAGCGCGGCAGCCGTCCTGGGCATTTGCATCCTCATTCTTGGCCTCCGCGGCCGGACCGCCGGCATCCTCTCGTTCTTTGCCGTGGCGGCCCTGATCACAGGAGGAATCTTCAATGTGGTGGGCAACAACGGAGACCGCGTCCGCTTCCAGCACGTTGACTGGGCACCGACGAGCATCGAGCAGGCCAGCGGCGGATTCGACATCACGGCCGGCAGCGGAACCGTTGACCTTACGGCTATGCCCCTGGATACCCCGCTCACCTCGGAGGTCCGCGTCCCCCTGGACATCACCGCCAGCAACGTCACAGTGATCATCCCGGGCGAGGTGCCCGTGGACATCAAGGCGGACATGACCCTCGGCAACCTGAACGAACGCGGGAACCAGCGGGGCGGCATCACCACCCGGCAGGGCAGCTACAACACCGACAAGCCCGGCAGCCACCTGGTGATCCAGATCAACGGCACCGTCAGCAACGTCACCATCCAGGAAGGCAAGTGA
- a CDS encoding ATP-binding protein, protein MTSAPARPPLVRSSDRFIAGVCSGLAAHLGLPVNTVRVGMVLASLAGGAGVVFYAWLWIMVPTAYESARRQGRRPASPIAPAVSLKPLPAGTTVDPFKGVPAGGSPGGSPAGAGMGTPSANAGPGMVAGAGLAAEEVPAPWFRFREMRYGKEILLGAGLLLVAGILSAQLLGVDVPLGTIIPAAAVLGGASIAWMQLDETRRAGLVDKTKANQAGGWARLAAGLALVVAGVLVMVSGSGSWEQTWLALLASVAVLGGVVLVLLPWALKFWRDLEAERAGRIRETERAEIAAHLHDSVLQTLALIQRRAANEHDVVRLARAQERELRGWLFGDPGKDSGLLSDRIKAVAGEVEDLLGNAVEVVSVGDTEVTEGHEALIQASREAMLNASRHGGGAVSVYLEATRGRAEVFIKDRGPGFELQDVPEDRLGVRESIIGRMNRHGGSATITSTSEGTEVRLGFPAAQAEKQPQYTEGKP, encoded by the coding sequence ATGACATCCGCGCCTGCCCGCCCGCCGCTGGTCCGGAGCAGCGACCGCTTCATTGCGGGGGTCTGTTCAGGCCTCGCCGCGCATCTTGGGCTGCCGGTGAACACTGTGCGTGTGGGGATGGTCCTGGCGTCCCTTGCCGGAGGTGCCGGCGTCGTGTTCTACGCCTGGCTCTGGATCATGGTGCCCACCGCTTACGAAAGCGCCCGGCGGCAGGGACGGCGGCCGGCGTCGCCCATTGCTCCTGCCGTGAGCCTCAAGCCCTTGCCGGCCGGGACTACGGTGGATCCCTTCAAAGGCGTTCCTGCCGGCGGCTCCCCGGGCGGTTCTCCCGCCGGCGCCGGTATGGGCACGCCGTCGGCTAACGCCGGCCCCGGCATGGTTGCAGGAGCAGGACTGGCCGCGGAGGAGGTGCCGGCACCCTGGTTCCGGTTCCGCGAGATGCGGTACGGCAAGGAGATCCTGCTCGGTGCCGGGCTGCTCCTGGTGGCGGGCATCCTGAGCGCCCAACTGCTGGGCGTGGACGTTCCCTTGGGGACCATCATCCCCGCGGCCGCGGTCCTGGGCGGGGCCTCCATCGCCTGGATGCAGCTTGATGAGACCCGCCGGGCCGGGCTGGTGGACAAGACCAAAGCAAACCAAGCGGGCGGCTGGGCCCGGCTCGCCGCCGGCTTGGCGTTGGTGGTGGCGGGCGTCCTGGTGATGGTGTCCGGCTCCGGTTCCTGGGAGCAGACCTGGCTGGCGCTGCTGGCATCCGTGGCCGTCCTCGGCGGGGTGGTGCTGGTCCTGCTGCCGTGGGCGCTGAAGTTCTGGCGCGACCTCGAAGCTGAACGCGCCGGCAGGATCCGCGAGACCGAACGCGCGGAAATCGCGGCACACCTTCACGACTCGGTCCTGCAGACGCTGGCACTCATCCAGCGGCGCGCCGCCAACGAGCACGACGTCGTCCGCCTGGCCCGCGCGCAGGAGCGGGAACTCCGGGGCTGGCTATTCGGCGACCCCGGAAAGGACTCCGGGCTGCTCTCGGACCGGATCAAGGCGGTCGCCGGGGAAGTGGAGGACCTGCTGGGGAACGCAGTGGAGGTGGTCAGCGTGGGAGACACCGAGGTCACCGAGGGGCATGAGGCGCTGATCCAGGCCAGCCGTGAGGCAATGCTTAACGCGTCGCGGCACGGCGGCGGCGCGGTATCGGTCTATCTTGAGGCCACCCGCGGGCGGGCCGAAGTGTTCATCAAGGACCGGGGTCCCGGCTTCGAACTCCAGGACGTCCCCGAAGACCGGCTGGGCGTGCGGGAGTCCATCATCGGCC